The genomic stretch CCAGCCGATAGCATCGGGAGTGAAGGTACCGAAAACATCTGTGGCATAAGCCCCGGCGAAATTGTTCCACGTGACCGTTGCTTCATCCCACGGCGAGGTGGCGCGATGGACACGAACTTCCTGTGGGCTAATGTCAAATACATAGACCCACAAAGTAGCCGAATTGACCGTGACCGCCGCGGACAGGTTTCGGGTCAGGAGCTTGGGGTCGTTTGGCTGGGTAGGCTGCTGCGAACAACCTGCCACCAGCAATCCGACAACAAGCGGCAGGGCGAGCAATTTGTTGAATTTGGACATACTGTGACTCCTTTTATTGAGTTGGGACATTCTTCAGCTACGCCCCGGACGGCACCAGCCGAGCATAAGAGGCGCCCTGCACTTGCTAACTGACCGTAATAGACCCCAGTATCCGGTAGCCGCGATCCCATGAATTAAAATCAGCCCGTGTTTCAGGGCTACGTGACTCGGCGAGTCGACCGCGTAGACTGCACGATCAAACCCGAGGGTGGCCCCCAAAAAGCCACAGTGAAGTTGCGAATCTAAAATAACGTACGTGCGGGAATTGTCAAGAAAGAACCTAAAGGAAGGTCCAGGTTTCTTATGCCGAAGGGGGGACTCGAACCCCCACTCCCTTGCAGGAACTGCGCCCTGAACGCAGCGCGTCTACCAATTTCACCACTTCGGCGTCGAGACTGATAGCCGGAGACCGTCGAGGAGGCCGCCGGCAGGCAGAATATAGGCAGGGGGTCTTTGAAATCAAGGGCATTTTTGGCAGCCTGCACCCAAGGTCGATTCCCGTGAACTGGTTGACTGCGGAGTTACAAAAAACTACCTTAATGACAGCAAACGTTCACGTTGTACGGAAGATCACTATGCCTTGCGGCCGATGCAGTTTGGCAAAACGGTTCCTGCTACCTTGCGTTGTGGCCGTGGCCGTCCTGTTGAGTTGCAGTTCCGGTGACCGGCTCGCCGTCAACTCGGTAGGCCCACCCCCCGTCCAGGACCTGGCCTTAGCGCGCCACGATCCGCAGGGGTTTGTTGCCCTTCCCTTTGAAAAACTCCCTTTTATGAACGCCAACATCTCGTCGTGCCGGAGCTTTCTTGAACCGGTCGATAGCGATGGGATCGAGATGTCCTTGTTTTACGGCGCTGCGTGCTACCACCCCGTCAATCTGTGTCACCGCACGCTTGGGTTTATTTCCGCGTACTTTCAAACTCGTGATACGTTCTTTCTGGGACGTGCCGAACGAACCACCCGCAAGCTGATGCAGCTGTGCGAATTTCAGGACAGTGCCGCCTTTGCCTCCTATCAATTCCCTTTTAACGTCCACGGAGATTCCCGCAATCATTGTGAATCCCCCTGGTTTTCCGGAATGGCACAGGGGGAGTTTCTTGAGGTGCTGGTACGGCTGTTTGAGGTAACACAGGATAGCTCGTACCTCGACTTCGCAAACCGCGTGTTTGTCTCATTGGAACATCTCCACCTGCAAAATTCCCGCTGGGTTGCCCAGCTTGACTCCGACCGGTACTATTGGATCGAGGAGTACCCGCTCGAAAACGGCATGGATCAGACACTGAACGGCTTCATTGCCGCCGTTTTTGGAGTCTATGATTACTACCGCGTCACCGGCACAGGACGGGCAAAGAGCATCTACGAACTGAGCCTGACGACACTTAAGAGATATCTCCCTGAATTCCGGCGACCTGGCCTTCGGAGCTATTATTGCCTCGGGCACCGCGTGATCGCCTCCGACGGTTACCATGCTCTCCACTGCAACCAGCTACACTACCTGGCCGGAATCACGGGCGATCAGTATTTTGAGGATATGGCCAGGCTCTTCGAATCGGACGTGGCGGGGCAGTAGCGGGGCAGTAGCGTTGCACTAATACTGCGGATACAAAGTTGTTGTGGAAAGGTACGAAACGGAGTAGATTTGCCTGCGAAATTATTCTGATTTAGTTCAGGGATGGAACAAACTCACAACAGAACAAGCTCGATCGGGCTGATCTTACAGCCGCAAGTTTTGTTCCCCACTCTCGAAGTAATCCTCGCAGTAGCCGGACTCTTCCTTTTTAGCCGCCACGCCATAAGAGAATACACTGCTGAAGCACACTTGATAGACCTACTTCGCGCCAAGTTCTGGTCTATCGGTTGGGTGCTTATCAGTGCGGCGGTGCTCTATTTGTGCAGGCGGTCCCCGTCAGCGCCTACCTGGGCCGTGTTTCTTGTCAGCACGTACTTTGTAATTCTCTACGGACTGTTATTCAAGGGTACGGAATACGGCATGAACGGCCATTGGGGGGATAATGGGAACCGCCTCGCTGAGATCTGCAAGATAATGGCCTACATTAGCCCGTTTCAGGACTGGTACCTCAAAGATCTCCCCAGCTTTTATCCACCTGGCTGGTTCTGGTTGATGGCAATTTACGCGAAAATCCTCCAAATAGAAGCTTATCAAACAATCAAGTATGGCTATCTGCTGATTTTCCTCGTGTATCCGTGGCTGCTCTACTTTTCCTGGCGGAAGCTCGTGACACCCGTCGCCGCGGCGGCAGTGGTCGTGGCAACTCTGTTCTTGGCCTACAAATACATGGACTGGACCTATTACGAGAACATCACCGCCGGCCTTTTCCTCCCCTGGTGGCTGCACTACTTCGAAGGGGGAAAGGGTTCTCCCTCCGAGCCGATTCGTTTCACTACGCGCGAATATGTTTCCGGAGCTCTGATTGGCGCCGCCCTGTTTCTCATCTACTACTACTGGTTCTTCATGGCCTTGGCGGCGGTGCCGGTGACTCTGGGATACCGCTTCCTGACCACTCGCTCCTGGTCGTCGGTCTGGAACGATGTTAAACACAAATTGACTCTGATGGTAGGTGTAATGGCGCTGACATCGATCTACTGGCTGCCGCTGATCATCAGCATCTTCCGATACGGCTCCGAATCCATGCAGCATCTGTGGTGGAATAGCCACCATGGGGACCTGACCGATCAATGGCGCGCAGTGTCATTCGAATCGCTCTGGATATACGTTGGTGTCTTCTCTGCGTTCTACTTATGGGACCGACTCGGCCGAGGGAAGTTGCCGCTTTTCTTTGCAGGCGGCATTCTGACGATTCAGTTAGATCGAATTTACAATTTTGCCAGCAAGTCGCTCCAATCTCGAAAGGTAATTGAACTGGCTCACGTCTTCGTGGCCGCCCCGCTCGCATTGGGAGTAATCGAAGTATGGGAGAAAGCGGCCTCGCACCCCAACGTACGCAGAGGCATCGTGGGAATCGGACTCCTTGGTGCCGTTGTGGTCGCCAACGCTCATACGGAGGATATCAATACCGAGAAGTATCGCAATGCGGTTGGACAACGGGTTCCCGTTGAGGACTTGGCAGTGTTCGATTCAGTTGACACGCACGCAAGAGTCTTCCTGACCAACAATTATCGCGAAGCTTGTTATCGCCCCTACTATCTCTTCATTCCATATAACAACATGACCGCCCACACAG from Candidatus Zixiibacteriota bacterium encodes the following:
- a CDS encoding D-glucuronyl C5-epimerase family protein → MAKRFLLPCVVAVAVLLSCSSGDRLAVNSVGPPPVQDLALARHDPQGFVALPFEKLPFMNANISSCRSFLEPVDSDGIEMSLFYGAACYHPVNLCHRTLGFISAYFQTRDTFFLGRAERTTRKLMQLCEFQDSAAFASYQFPFNVHGDSRNHCESPWFSGMAQGEFLEVLVRLFEVTQDSSYLDFANRVFVSLEHLHLQNSRWVAQLDSDRYYWIEEYPLENGMDQTLNGFIAAVFGVYDYYRVTGTGRAKSIYELSLTTLKRYLPEFRRPGLRSYYCLGHRVIASDGYHALHCNQLHYLAGITGDQYFEDMARLFESDVAGQ
- a CDS encoding arabinofuranosyltransferase, whose amino-acid sequence is MEQTHNRTSSIGLILQPQVLFPTLEVILAVAGLFLFSRHAIREYTAEAHLIDLLRAKFWSIGWVLISAAVLYLCRRSPSAPTWAVFLVSTYFVILYGLLFKGTEYGMNGHWGDNGNRLAEICKIMAYISPFQDWYLKDLPSFYPPGWFWLMAIYAKILQIEAYQTIKYGYLLIFLVYPWLLYFSWRKLVTPVAAAAVVVATLFLAYKYMDWTYYENITAGLFLPWWLHYFEGGKGSPSEPIRFTTREYVSGALIGAALFLIYYYWFFMALAAVPVTLGYRFLTTRSWSSVWNDVKHKLTLMVGVMALTSIYWLPLIISIFRYGSESMQHLWWNSHHGDLTDQWRAVSFESLWIYVGVFSAFYLWDRLGRGKLPLFFAGGILTIQLDRIYNFASKSLQSRKVIELAHVFVAAPLALGVIEVWEKAASHPNVRRGIVGIGLLGAVVVANAHTEDINTEKYRNAVGQRVPVEDLAVFDSVDTHARVFLTNNYREACYRPYYLFIPYNNMTAHTGGRYSRREAFLREAAKIVEPELLAYALAYNRYDRVDYVYLPVNKDTKRLEQTLYQAAFNEIGKTTIITYTADIATAPSIFVKRHEKGMYELVAPPRGINLDQRIKDRYPAVFAHLRD